A region of Ictidomys tridecemlineatus isolate mIctTri1 chromosome 4, mIctTri1.hap1, whole genome shotgun sequence DNA encodes the following proteins:
- the Mrgpre gene encoding mas-related G-protein coupled receptor member E, producing MEWKEGGQRIAAPDRSQEDQAFNLVILALTELLSLGGLLGNGVVLWLLSCNVYRNPFSIYLLDVACADLIFLGCHMVAVVPDLLPRQLTFPGFVQTSLATLRFFCYIVGLSLLAAISIEQCLATLFPAWYLCRRPRHLTTCVCALAWALCLLLDLLLSGACTEFFGEPSGHLCRTLWLVMAALLGALCCAMCLASLLLLLRVERGPQRSPQRSQPRGFPALVLLAVLLFLFCGLPFGIYWLSRNLHWHIPHYFYHFSFLMAAVHSSTKPAAYFCLGSTQGRRLREPLRLVLQRALGDEAELGTGREASQRGLVDMTA from the coding sequence ATGGAGTGGAAGGAAGGTGGCCAGCGCATAGCTGCCCCCGACCGCAGCCAGGAGGACCAGGCCTTCAACCTGGTCATTCTGGCCCTCACGGAGCTGCTCAGCCTGGGCGGGCTGCTGGGCAACGGGGTGGTCCTCTGGCTGCTCAGCTGCAACGTCTACAGGAACCCCTTCTCCATCTACCTCCTGGACGTGGCCTGTGCCGACCTCATCTTCCTCGGCTGCCACATGGTGGCCGTCGTCCCCGACCTGCTGCCCCGCCAGCTGACCTTCCCAGGCTTCGTCCAGACCAGTCTGGCCACACTGAGGTTCTTCTGCTACATCGTGGGCCTGAGCCTCTTGGCAGCCATCAGCATAGAGCAGTGCCTGGCCACCCTCTTCCCCGCCTGGTACCTGTGCCGCCGCCCGCGCCACCTGACCACCTGCGTGTGCGCGCTGGCCTGGGCACTCTGCCTGCTGCTGGACCTGCTGCTCAGTGGGGCCTGCACCGAGTTCTTCGGGGAGCCCAGCGGCCACCTGTGCAGGACGTTGTGGCTGGTGATGGCGGCCCTGCTGGGCGCCCTGTGCTGTGCCATGTGCCTGGCCagcctgctcctgctgctgcgGGTAGAGCGGGGCCCACAGCGGTCCCCACAGCGGTCCCAGCCCCGGGGCTTCCCCGCCCTGGTCCTGCTGGccgtcctcctcttcctcttctgcgGCCTGCCCTTCGGCATCTACTGGCTGTCGCGGAACCTGCACTGGCACATCCCCCACTACTTCTACCACTTCAGCTTCCTCATGGCCGCGGTGCACAGCTCCACCAAGCCCGCCGCCTACTTCTGCCTGGGCAGCACCCAGGGCCGCAGGCTGCGCGAGCCCCTCCGCCTGGTGCTCCAGAGGGCCCTGGGGGACGAGGCTGAGCTGGGGACCGGGAGGGAGGCTTCCCAAAGGGGCCTGGTGGACATGACGGCCTAG